From Molothrus aeneus isolate 106 chromosome 18, BPBGC_Maene_1.0, whole genome shotgun sequence, a single genomic window includes:
- the GATC gene encoding glutamyl-tRNA(Gln) amidotransferase subunit C, mitochondrial isoform X2, translated as MRALLLGPWLRAGRGLPRAPGSGHRYRGHSEYRGNSGHRPQGPLRRVSVEVLEHLEHLALVDFRDAEGVERLQKAIQFADQLHEVNTDGVEPMDSVLEDRCLYLREDDVTEGNCTKELLENAREKVEEYFVAPPGNIPLPKLEERETFLQGSQ; from the exons aTGCGCGCGCTGCTCCTCGGGCCGTGGCTCCGCGCCGGGCGGGGCCTCCCGCGGGCACCGGGGAGCGGGCACCGGTACCGGGGACACAGCGAGTACCGCGGGAACAGCGGGCACCGGCCGCAGGGACCGCTCCGG AGGGTGTCGGTGGAAGtgctggagcacctggagcacctggcCCTGGTGGATTTCCGGGATGCAGAGGGTGTGGAGCGGCTGCAGAAAGCGATCCAGTTTGCTGATCAGCTTCATGAAGTGAACACCGATGGCGTGGAACCCATGGATTCAGTGCTGGAGGACAG GTGTCTGTATCTCAGAGAAGATGATGTGACAGAAGGCAACTGCACCAAAGAACTGCTGGAAAATGCCAGAGAGAAAGTAGAGGAGTATTTTGTGGCTCCACCAG gTAACATCCCTTTACCAAAGCTGGAAGAACGAGAGACTTTTCTGCAGGGCTCTCAATGA
- the GATC gene encoding glutamyl-tRNA(Gln) amidotransferase subunit C, mitochondrial isoform X1: protein MRALLLGPWLRAGRGLPRAPGSGHRYRGHSEYRGNSGHRPQGPLRQRVSVEVLEHLEHLALVDFRDAEGVERLQKAIQFADQLHEVNTDGVEPMDSVLEDRCLYLREDDVTEGNCTKELLENAREKVEEYFVAPPGNIPLPKLEERETFLQGSQ, encoded by the exons aTGCGCGCGCTGCTCCTCGGGCCGTGGCTCCGCGCCGGGCGGGGCCTCCCGCGGGCACCGGGGAGCGGGCACCGGTACCGGGGACACAGCGAGTACCGCGGGAACAGCGGGCACCGGCCGCAGGGACCGCTCCGG CAGAGGGTGTCGGTGGAAGtgctggagcacctggagcacctggcCCTGGTGGATTTCCGGGATGCAGAGGGTGTGGAGCGGCTGCAGAAAGCGATCCAGTTTGCTGATCAGCTTCATGAAGTGAACACCGATGGCGTGGAACCCATGGATTCAGTGCTGGAGGACAG GTGTCTGTATCTCAGAGAAGATGATGTGACAGAAGGCAACTGCACCAAAGAACTGCTGGAAAATGCCAGAGAGAAAGTAGAGGAGTATTTTGTGGCTCCACCAG gTAACATCCCTTTACCAAAGCTGGAAGAACGAGAGACTTTTCTGCAGGGCTCTCAATGA